One window from the genome of Rhodospirillales bacterium encodes:
- a CDS encoding uroporphyrinogen-III synthase, which yields MRLMITRPEADAGPLADALAGMGVESIVEPMLRIVMLDGPPPTLDGVQALLVTSANGVRALARRAPPQTMPVFAVGDATAQAARDVGFTTVDAAGGDVESLAELIRRRLDPSGGALLHVASSTVAGDLGGALQPAGFTYRRAVLYDARPTERMSEAGERALRDGGLQGVLLYSPRTARIFGRIVERSGLADRCSRLTAFCLSSAVAASAAALKWRRLTTAGRPDQPSMIALIEAERSCG from the coding sequence ATGCGCCTGATGATCACCCGGCCGGAAGCGGACGCCGGGCCACTCGCCGATGCCCTCGCCGGGATGGGGGTGGAGTCGATCGTCGAGCCGATGCTGCGCATTGTCATGCTTGACGGCCCGCCGCCAACGCTGGACGGCGTGCAGGCGCTGCTTGTCACCAGCGCCAATGGCGTTCGTGCCCTCGCGCGGCGGGCGCCGCCGCAGACGATGCCGGTATTCGCGGTTGGCGACGCGACCGCCCAGGCGGCCCGCGATGTTGGGTTTACGACTGTCGATGCTGCCGGCGGCGACGTGGAATCTTTGGCCGAACTGATACGCCGCCGCCTCGATCCATCAGGCGGCGCGCTGCTGCACGTGGCGTCCAGCACGGTTGCCGGCGATCTCGGCGGGGCGCTGCAGCCCGCCGGATTTACGTACCGGCGCGCGGTGCTGTATGACGCAAGGCCTACAGAACGTATGTCCGAAGCGGGCGAAAGGGCGCTGCGCGACGGCGGACTGCAGGGCGTGCTGCTGTATTCGCCGCGCACCGCCCGGATCTTCGGCCGCATCGTTGAAAGATCTGGTCTTGCGGACCGCTGCAGCAGGCTCACCGCATTCTGCCTCAGCTCCGCGGTCGCGGCGTCCGCGGCGGCGCTGAAATGGCGCCGTCTGACGACAGCCGGTCGCCCGGACCAGCCGTCGATGATCGCGTTGATTGAAGCGGAACGCTCCTGCGGCTGA
- the hemC gene encoding hydroxymethylbilane synthase, protein MALPALRIGTRGSPLALAQTEAVRAALARCDPELAAHAAVAVVVITTSGDRILDRALADVGGKGLFTKEIDDALLAGTIDLAVHSVKDLPTRMPGGIRFVCTLPREDPRDALIAPAHGDLSRVPPGAVVGTASLRRQAQILHRRPDLKVVTFRGNVQTRLRKLVAGDVDATLLALAGLKRLGMADAATAVMSDDDMLPAVGQGAIGITCRADDTPTLLRLAELNHPPTFTTVDAERAMLAALDGSCRTPIAGLATLGGDGGDDLHLRGLVARPDGSCVIEAERRGSGHEAAALGDELGAELRRRAGPGFL, encoded by the coding sequence ATGGCCTTGCCAGCATTGCGCATCGGGACGCGCGGCAGTCCCCTCGCGTTGGCTCAGACCGAAGCCGTGCGCGCCGCACTGGCGCGCTGCGATCCGGAGTTGGCGGCGCATGCCGCAGTGGCCGTGGTGGTGATCACCACCAGCGGCGATCGCATCCTCGACCGCGCGCTCGCGGATGTGGGCGGCAAGGGGCTGTTCACCAAGGAGATCGACGACGCCTTGCTGGCCGGCACCATCGACCTCGCTGTTCATTCGGTCAAGGACTTGCCGACACGAATGCCAGGCGGGATCCGCTTCGTCTGCACGCTGCCGCGGGAAGATCCGCGCGATGCCTTGATCGCGCCCGCCCATGGCGATCTGTCGCGAGTGCCGCCGGGGGCCGTCGTCGGCACCGCCTCGTTGCGCCGCCAGGCGCAGATCCTGCACCGCCGCCCGGATCTCAAGGTGGTCACTTTCCGCGGCAATGTGCAGACTCGGCTCCGCAAACTGGTGGCCGGCGACGTCGACGCTACGCTGTTGGCCCTGGCCGGGCTCAAGCGGCTCGGCATGGCCGACGCGGCGACGGCCGTGATGTCCGACGACGACATGCTGCCGGCGGTCGGTCAGGGCGCCATCGGCATCACCTGCCGTGCCGACGATACGCCGACCCTGCTGCGCCTCGCCGAACTCAACCACCCGCCGACCTTCACGACGGTCGATGCCGAGCGGGCGATGCTGGCGGCGCTGGACGGTTCGTGCCGTACGCCGATCGCCGGACTGGCCACCCTCGGCGGCGACGGCGGAGACGACCTGCACCTTCGCGGCCTTGTGGCGCGGCCGGACGGCAGTTGCGTGATCGAAGCGGAACGGCGCGGTTCCGGTCACGAAGCGGCGGCGCTGGGCGATGAGCTTGGCGCCGAATTGCGCCGGCGCGCCGGACCCGGGTTCTTGTGA